The following coding sequences are from one Desertifilum tharense IPPAS B-1220 window:
- the cruF gene encoding gamma-carotene 1'-hydroxylase CruF, whose product MKQVLLAERFCLIGHIVALVFGLVGLLVILPNTELIMNLPPIGQTAMQWSMAGGGVAYIILGAIAVALYAYRILGLGPWLAFMVPSVAISLSSELLGTSTGFPFGHYQYLSGLGYKVAGLVPFTIPLSWFYLGLVSYLIARSGLEARKAPRWLAFPAAIALGALLLTSWDFVLDPAMSQTMTPFWTWKQPGAFFGMPYQNFAGWMGTGVIFMSVATLLWKKTELGLTRSQLNFALVVYLSNFAFGGIMSLAAGFWVPVGLGVLVGVVPAVALWWAAKPSLGEGNTVLRANQREVTPAPLKVAAK is encoded by the coding sequence ATGAAACAAGTATTGCTAGCAGAGCGCTTCTGCTTAATAGGTCACATTGTTGCCCTCGTGTTTGGTTTGGTGGGCTTGTTAGTCATCCTGCCCAACACAGAACTGATTATGAACTTACCTCCCATCGGACAAACCGCCATGCAGTGGAGCATGGCAGGTGGGGGAGTCGCGTACATCATCCTGGGTGCGATCGCCGTAGCCCTGTACGCTTACCGCATCCTCGGACTTGGCCCGTGGCTGGCGTTTATGGTGCCTTCGGTTGCCATTTCCTTAAGTAGCGAACTGCTCGGTACTAGCACCGGATTTCCCTTCGGTCATTATCAATACCTCAGCGGCTTGGGGTATAAAGTCGCGGGTTTAGTTCCCTTCACCATTCCCCTATCCTGGTTTTACCTGGGCTTAGTCTCTTATTTAATTGCCCGTTCTGGGTTAGAAGCCCGTAAAGCACCCCGCTGGCTGGCTTTCCCGGCAGCGATCGCCCTGGGTGCTTTGTTGCTCACCTCCTGGGATTTCGTCCTCGATCCAGCAATGAGCCAAACCATGACCCCCTTCTGGACGTGGAAGCAACCCGGCGCATTCTTCGGGATGCCCTACCAGAACTTTGCGGGCTGGATGGGAACCGGAGTCATCTTTATGAGCGTGGCAACCCTATTGTGGAAAAAAACCGAATTGGGCTTAACGCGATCGCAACTCAACTTCGCCTTAGTCGTGTACTTAAGTAACTTTGCCTTTGGCGGCATTATGAGTTTAGCGGCCGGCTTTTGGGTTCCAGTGGGCTTAGGCGTCCTAGTCGGCGTCGTTCCAGCAGTCGCGCTTTGGTGGGCAGCCAAACCCAGCTTAGGCGAAGGCAATACCGTTTTACGCGCCAACCAACGGGAAGTCACCCCCGCTCCTCTCAAAGTGGCCGCCAAGTAG
- the ruvX gene encoding Holliday junction resolvase RuvX, giving the protein MSRISALGLDIGQKRIGVAGCDGTGLIATGLTTLVRTSFEQDIAALRQLIQERHVEVLVVGLPYTLQGTLGYQAKRVQKYAARLERALQLPVEYMDERLTSVEAEQLLITQKLSPSRHKELIDRKAAALILQQWLDERRRTSPKNPPLEIVTNEEF; this is encoded by the coding sequence GTGAGTCGCATTTCTGCCCTGGGTTTGGATATTGGTCAAAAACGCATCGGTGTTGCGGGATGTGACGGCACCGGACTGATTGCCACAGGGTTAACCACCCTGGTGCGAACTTCGTTTGAGCAAGATATTGCCGCCTTGCGCCAGCTTATCCAAGAGCGACACGTTGAAGTCCTAGTCGTTGGTCTCCCCTACACGCTGCAAGGAACCCTCGGCTATCAGGCAAAGCGCGTCCAAAAATATGCTGCTCGCCTAGAACGAGCCTTACAACTGCCTGTAGAGTATATGGACGAGCGCCTGACTTCAGTAGAAGCCGAACAGTTGCTCATCACCCAAAAGCTTTCTCCCTCCCGCCATAAAGAGTTAATCGATCGCAAAGCGGCTGCTTTGATCTTGCAGCAATGGCTAGACGAACGGCGCAGAACTTCTCCAAAAAATCCGCCATTAGAGATAGTTACAAACGAGGAGTTTTAA
- the mltG gene encoding endolytic transglycosylase MltG gives MTVASRLSKWSFYLIFFPAVLGIVGWQGWSWWSWAKAPVQLPGSNLEEATIQVQIPLGTSIEQIGRDLEAIGVIRSASAWNLWARWLRLRARMAPETRGEFQAGTYALSQAESLSEIASKIWAGEVVQLSYTIPEGWSLKQMAEYFEARGFFSAEAFLAATRQIPDDDFVWLPPNLPHLEGFLYPDTYQLADGVLTPELVIRQMLYQFEQVALPIYEQRQGQTNLSLLEWVTLGSIVEKESVVAEERGLIAGVFTQRLQRGMRLEADPTVEYGLGIRQTQEQPLTLRQVQTPSEYNTYLNAGLPPTPIASPGVASLEATLNPAATDYLFFMARYDGTHIFSRTLEEHNRAIAQVERELSNRQPQAGNELTTE, from the coding sequence ATGACAGTTGCAAGTCGCCTTTCTAAATGGTCGTTTTATCTAATTTTTTTCCCTGCCGTTTTAGGGATTGTAGGCTGGCAAGGCTGGTCTTGGTGGAGTTGGGCAAAAGCTCCGGTACAACTCCCAGGTAGCAATCTGGAAGAGGCAACCATTCAAGTTCAAATTCCCCTAGGTACTTCCATTGAGCAAATTGGCAGGGATTTAGAGGCGATTGGCGTCATTCGTTCGGCGTCGGCTTGGAATTTATGGGCGCGGTGGTTGCGCTTAAGGGCTAGAATGGCTCCCGAAACGCGGGGCGAGTTCCAAGCCGGGACTTACGCTTTATCTCAAGCGGAATCTCTGTCGGAAATTGCCTCAAAAATTTGGGCCGGTGAGGTTGTGCAGTTGAGTTACACCATCCCGGAAGGATGGTCGCTCAAGCAAATGGCGGAGTATTTTGAGGCGCGGGGATTTTTCAGTGCTGAGGCGTTTTTAGCCGCAACTCGACAGATCCCCGATGACGACTTTGTATGGTTGCCGCCGAACTTACCCCATTTAGAAGGTTTTTTGTATCCCGATACCTATCAGTTAGCGGATGGCGTGCTGACACCGGAGTTGGTGATTCGGCAAATGCTGTATCAGTTTGAGCAGGTGGCTTTACCCATTTACGAACAGAGACAAGGACAGACGAATTTGTCGTTGCTGGAATGGGTAACGTTGGGCAGTATTGTGGAAAAAGAGTCTGTCGTTGCTGAAGAACGGGGATTGATTGCAGGCGTGTTTACGCAAAGACTCCAGCGCGGGATGCGCTTGGAAGCCGATCCGACGGTGGAGTATGGTTTGGGAATTCGCCAAACTCAAGAGCAACCGCTGACCCTGCGCCAGGTACAGACCCCCTCGGAGTACAATACTTACCTGAATGCTGGGTTGCCACCGACGCCGATTGCGAGTCCGGGAGTGGCAAGTTTAGAGGCCACGTTGAATCCGGCAGCAACGGACTATTTATTTTTTATGGCTCGCTATGATGGGACGCATATTTTTAGTCGTACCCT
- a CDS encoding GNAT family N-acetyltransferase, translating to MTPVLPQNTKAEIRFFQYRDLDAIEQLLLGEESTSPTALSTPNSEGKVQQIRRWYGLFKLLSWFPNPFQYQFYAQVAEQENQVVGMIQISPFNRTRSTWRVHQVAVNSAASRQGIGSQLVRHCLQAVREARTWLLEVDVNEKDAIALYRQNGFQPLAQQTYWAVDAALLQQLAEREPDLPNLLPVSNADAQLLYQLDTVAMPPLVRQVYDRHIDDFKTSLLGSLIQGMQQWLSRTEVVSGYVFEQVRKAAIGYFQVRIHKDGSAPYVAQLTVHPAYTWLYPEILSQMARIVQDFPEQSLLIPSADYQPEREEYLERLGATRVQHTMMMSRSVWHKLRESKPVSLEGLQLSDVLQSLQPTRKPVPGRMSLQPMPAETNPDLLNTPPAAAESTHLPNNGASPATPPAKNDPTPPPPRSVRPDEG from the coding sequence ATGACTCCCGTCCTGCCGCAAAATACCAAAGCAGAGATTCGCTTTTTTCAATACCGCGACTTAGATGCGATTGAACAATTGCTCTTAGGGGAAGAGTCTACCTCCCCCACAGCTTTGAGTACGCCGAACTCGGAAGGGAAAGTCCAGCAAATTCGCCGTTGGTACGGTTTATTTAAACTCTTAAGCTGGTTTCCCAACCCCTTTCAATACCAATTTTACGCTCAGGTTGCCGAACAGGAAAACCAAGTCGTCGGCATGATTCAAATTTCCCCGTTTAACCGCACGCGCAGCACTTGGCGCGTGCATCAGGTTGCGGTTAACTCGGCGGCTTCGCGTCAAGGGATTGGTTCGCAGCTCGTCCGCCACTGCTTGCAAGCCGTCCGCGAGGCCCGTACCTGGCTGTTAGAAGTGGACGTGAACGAAAAAGATGCGATCGCCCTCTATCGCCAAAACGGGTTTCAGCCCCTCGCCCAGCAAACCTACTGGGCCGTTGACGCTGCCCTCTTGCAACAACTGGCCGAACGCGAGCCAGACTTACCCAATCTTCTGCCCGTCAGCAATGCCGACGCCCAGTTGCTCTACCAACTCGATACCGTCGCCATGCCGCCTCTCGTGCGCCAAGTCTACGATCGCCATATTGACGACTTCAAAACCAGCCTCCTTGGATCGCTCATTCAAGGAATGCAGCAATGGCTCTCTCGTACAGAAGTCGTCAGCGGCTACGTCTTTGAACAAGTCCGCAAAGCTGCGATCGGCTACTTCCAAGTCAGAATTCACAAAGACGGTTCTGCGCCCTATGTCGCCCAGCTCACTGTCCACCCCGCCTACACTTGGCTGTACCCCGAAATCTTGTCGCAAATGGCCCGCATCGTCCAAGATTTTCCCGAACAATCTCTGTTGATCCCCTCAGCCGACTACCAACCCGAACGCGAAGAATATCTAGAGCGTCTTGGCGCAACGCGGGTTCAGCATACCATGATGATGTCGCGCTCAGTTTGGCACAAACTGCGAGAATCAAAACCCGTTTCCTTAGAAGGATTGCAGCTTTCTGATGTCCTGCAAAGCTTGCAACCCACCCGCAAGCCCGTTCCGGGTCGGATGTCCCTGCAACCGATGCCCGCAGAAACTAACCCCGATTTATTAAACACTCCCCCAGCCGCCGCCGAGTCCACCCATTTACCCAATAATGGCGCAAGTCCTGCCACTCCCCCTGCCAAAAACGATCCCACCCCGCCGCCCCCTCGTAGCGTTCGCCCAGATGAGGGATAA
- a CDS encoding DUF3727 domain-containing protein: MDDDNLDVDTPTVTVIDEAGRQLVCYVEHSLEVDNQDYALLLPVDTPVEIFAWLEDREAPTPVDSDEEIDRLFDLAKAVLAEQNLTLKRTAVTLTVVGEIPDLDLEDEEEEEEIDNEDEEEFQSLASFYYDRQEYEIFAPLDPMFILARMNEDGEPELLSVEELQRLEPLLPQIEDQLFEALE; encoded by the coding sequence ATGGATGACGATAATCTCGATGTAGATACCCCAACTGTGACAGTGATTGACGAAGCTGGACGCCAGTTGGTCTGCTATGTCGAACACAGCCTAGAAGTGGATAACCAGGATTATGCCTTGTTGTTACCTGTGGATACGCCTGTAGAAATCTTTGCATGGCTTGAAGACCGCGAAGCCCCGACTCCTGTGGATTCTGACGAGGAAATCGATCGGTTGTTCGATCTGGCTAAAGCCGTTTTAGCAGAACAGAATCTGACGCTGAAGCGCACGGCAGTCACCCTCACAGTGGTGGGCGAAATTCCGGATCTCGACCTAGAAGATGAAGAAGAAGAAGAGGAAATCGACAACGAGGACGAGGAAGAATTTCAGTCTCTGGCCAGCTTCTACTACGATCGGCAGGAGTACGAAATTTTTGCACCGCTCGATCCGATGTTCATTTTGGCCCGGATGAATGAAGACGGAGAACCAGAATTGCTCTCGGTAGAGGAGTTGCAGCGCCTTGAACCCTTGCTCCCTCAGATCGAAGATCAGTTGTTTGAAGCTCTAGAATAA
- a CDS encoding F420-0:Gamma-glutamyl ligase, whose translation MGWPILLGVFLGAIALLVVLFEWQFRQRPGNQLELTPGEWTWDIQQTNRYRLIGELELINRTRRLEIMVPELAAEVKLLSSGPLDEVRSHIHVTPLHPDASARADGYWFGYIVKVGKTTRLKVAIEITGPDLSQLQTAWIQVHYLTYGPEGRIPKTGHIIYPLQYPDPQILPKGRQTSVGDVFPIRTHLLTNLDDPVEMVKRYVLPHAKPGDIVTIGETPIAIMQGRMRHPSTLKPGWVAKRICYYFLPTSSLATACGMQSLVEVEGAGRVLFAFIVGAIAKAILRKPGVFYQLAGEQARLIDDVTGSLPPYDQFIVYGPENPQAVVDRIQKETGLSAAIVDVNDLKAVKILAATRDLSSNILEQALISNPAGNADEQTPVVLIRTPKN comes from the coding sequence ATGGGTTGGCCAATCCTCCTAGGGGTCTTTTTGGGCGCGATCGCCCTCCTCGTGGTGTTGTTTGAGTGGCAATTTCGCCAGCGTCCCGGCAACCAGCTAGAACTGACGCCCGGTGAATGGACGTGGGATATTCAACAGACTAACCGCTATCGGTTGATCGGCGAGTTGGAATTAATTAACCGCACGCGGCGTTTAGAAATTATGGTGCCGGAACTCGCGGCCGAAGTGAAGTTACTCTCATCCGGGCCGCTTGATGAAGTGCGATCGCACATCCACGTCACCCCCCTACACCCAGATGCTTCTGCCCGTGCCGATGGCTACTGGTTTGGCTATATTGTCAAAGTCGGCAAAACCACCCGTCTCAAAGTCGCCATTGAGATTACCGGGCCAGACTTGAGCCAGTTACAAACCGCTTGGATACAAGTTCATTACCTCACCTACGGCCCAGAAGGCAGAATTCCTAAAACGGGTCATATTATTTATCCCTTGCAATATCCCGATCCGCAGATTCTCCCCAAAGGACGGCAAACGAGCGTCGGAGATGTATTTCCCATCCGCACCCACCTACTGACAAACCTTGACGATCCGGTGGAGATGGTGAAACGCTACGTTCTTCCCCACGCCAAACCGGGCGATATTGTCACCATTGGCGAAACCCCGATCGCCATTATGCAAGGTCGAATGCGCCATCCCAGTACCCTGAAACCGGGATGGGTCGCCAAACGGATTTGTTACTACTTTTTACCCACCTCCAGTTTGGCCACCGCCTGCGGGATGCAATCCTTGGTAGAAGTAGAAGGCGCAGGGCGCGTATTATTCGCCTTTATCGTGGGCGCGATCGCCAAAGCCATTCTTCGCAAACCGGGCGTCTTTTATCAACTCGCAGGCGAACAAGCTCGACTAATTGATGACGTAACCGGCAGCTTACCCCCTTACGATCAATTCATCGTCTACGGCCCGGAAAACCCGCAAGCCGTCGTTGACCGCATCCAAAAAGAAACCGGACTCTCGGCGGCCATTGTAGACGTGAACGACTTGAAAGCAGTTAAGATATTGGCAGCAACCCGCGATCTGAGTTCTAACATTTTGGAACAAGCTCTAATCAGCAATCCCGCAGGCAACGCCGACGAGCAAACCCCGGTCGTGTTGATTAGAACCCCAAAAAATTAG